The DNA window GATATGGTCATCGTGGATGGAGACGGGGTCAAACTCAAGGGGAGTCGGGATGTTTCCAGCGAGATTGAGATGCATCTGACAATTTACAAACTACGTCCGGATGTTCAAGCCGTGGTGCACGCGCATCCTTGTACGGCGACCGCATTTGCCTGTGCGGGTATTGCATTGGATGAGCCCTTGTGCTCAGAACTTGTCATGACCCTGGGCGCCGTGCCGCTGGCGCCTTATGGCACCACCGGCACCTCTGAACTGAGTGAATCGCTGCTGCCCTACATCCCATATAACAATGCAATATTGATGGCAAATCATGGAGTGGTCGCATATGGCAAGAGCCTGTGCGAGGCGTATTACAGGATGGAAGCGGTAGAGCATTTTGCGCGGATTATGTTAGGGACGCGGCAGATA is part of the Terriglobia bacterium genome and encodes:
- a CDS encoding class II aldolase/adducin family protein, with product MLRISQAISHFPKRLGHNWLDFASWQRLRERLRSKEKRSCEQLVDFGKLLHQQTFVSATDGNLSLRLDDRRILATPTAIGKAMMRVGDMVIVDGDGVKLKGSRDVSSEIEMHLTIYKLRPDVQAVVHAHPCTATAFACAGIALDEPLCSELVMTLGAVPLAPYGTTGTSELSESLLPYIPYNNAILMANHGVVAYGKSLCEAYYRMEAVEHFARIMLGTRQIGKQTLLDEVKIQKLLQAKNRYSVSAFGSGKQDRRRSVAGN